One genomic window of Xanthobacter dioxanivorans includes the following:
- a CDS encoding glycosyltransferase family 2 protein, producing the protein MSVPVVTVVFVTYNSGAVIGRAVASVPDDYAVIIVDNASPDGTAWRAALARPAEIFEMPANAGFGTACNVGARRARTPFVLFLNPDAELAPDAVDRLVEAARRYGGPAILMPAITGENGRLMRKEGSIFEKVPRRARLVPEEIAGDYCTRFVHGAAFLVAREAFLGLGGFDEAIFLYHEDDDLSLRALERKIPIVVVTAARVVHAGGRSSKPSFAQTFRVNRAKMHSELYVRQKYHRTISRAGRLAVLGAGCLLALACFDLHRFAIRAGKAAGCLDGPRRNIPANLP; encoded by the coding sequence GTGTCCGTTCCCGTCGTCACCGTGGTGTTCGTGACCTACAACAGCGGCGCGGTGATCGGCCGCGCGGTCGCCTCGGTTCCCGACGACTACGCCGTGATCATCGTCGACAACGCCTCGCCCGATGGCACCGCATGGCGCGCGGCGCTGGCCCGCCCGGCCGAAATCTTCGAGATGCCCGCCAATGCCGGCTTCGGCACCGCCTGCAATGTGGGCGCGCGGCGGGCGCGGACACCCTTCGTCCTGTTCCTCAATCCGGACGCGGAGCTCGCCCCCGATGCCGTGGACCGGCTGGTGGAGGCGGCCCGGCGCTATGGCGGCCCGGCCATCCTCATGCCGGCCATCACCGGGGAGAACGGGCGATTGATGCGCAAGGAGGGCAGCATCTTCGAGAAGGTGCCGCGCCGCGCCCGCCTCGTGCCGGAAGAGATCGCCGGCGACTATTGCACCCGCTTCGTGCACGGGGCCGCTTTTCTGGTGGCGCGCGAGGCCTTCCTTGGCCTCGGCGGCTTCGACGAGGCCATCTTCCTCTACCACGAGGACGACGACCTCTCCCTGCGGGCGCTGGAGCGGAAGATCCCCATCGTGGTGGTGACAGCGGCGCGGGTGGTGCATGCGGGCGGGCGCTCCAGCAAGCCGTCCTTCGCCCAGACCTTCCGCGTCAACCGCGCTAAGATGCACTCGGAGCTCTACGTGCGGCAGAAGTATCACCGCACCATCAGTCGGGCCGGACGGCTGGCCGTCCTCGGTGCGGGCTGCCTGCTGGCCCTGGCCTGCTTCGACCTCCACCGTTTCGCCATCCGTGCCGGCAAGGCCGCGGGCTGCCTCGACGGACCCCGGCGCAACATCCCGGCGAACCTGCCCTGA
- a CDS encoding glycosyltransferase family 9 protein has translation MVRLADLFRRRRRKKRPVEGGPFAPATFEDAGRKLRGLTEAPSILVLKLDHIGDLITALPACERLRAAFPASRLDLLCGPYNVELARSTGLFDAVHAYDFFGAQDRTPRRADADDVDEMRRLGLPAYDIAVDLRHDDDTRILLWGIAAQVRVGFASLSRPFALDIALPEMEASARASGLLSPVDATTRLVLLAEALSSLFRAARHGYGGALGCMPPPATAPARFPHGYVVLAVGSRLPIKRWPVPAWQELAQALLARTPFGLVLLGRAGEDAGLATLADTLPGNRMLDLTGGLTLAEVPAVLREAKALVGLDSGPAHMASALGVPCVVLFSGFAEARVWAPIGPATEVLRAQTACAPCFLPSADLCPFERRCMTALQPDDVLAALARVGRHPALAALARPEGAGLAFAEELAQETPALARCPASGRL, from the coding sequence ATGGTCAGGCTCGCGGATCTGTTTCGGCGTCGCAGGCGAAAAAAGAGACCCGTCGAGGGCGGCCCCTTCGCGCCGGCCACCTTCGAGGACGCCGGCCGGAAGCTGCGGGGGCTCACCGAGGCCCCCTCCATCCTGGTGCTCAAGCTCGACCATATCGGCGACCTCATTACCGCGCTGCCGGCCTGCGAACGGCTGCGCGCGGCCTTTCCCGCCTCCCGCCTCGATCTCCTGTGCGGCCCCTACAATGTGGAGCTCGCCCGCTCCACGGGTCTGTTCGACGCCGTGCACGCCTACGATTTCTTCGGCGCCCAGGACCGCACTCCGCGGCGTGCCGATGCCGACGACGTGGACGAGATGCGGCGGCTGGGGCTGCCGGCCTATGACATCGCCGTGGACCTGCGGCACGACGACGACACGCGCATTCTCCTGTGGGGAATCGCGGCGCAGGTCCGCGTCGGCTTCGCGAGCCTGTCCCGGCCCTTCGCCCTCGACATCGCCCTGCCCGAGATGGAAGCCTCGGCCCGAGCCTCCGGGCTGCTGTCGCCGGTGGATGCGACGACGCGGCTCGTGCTGCTCGCGGAGGCTTTGTCGAGCCTTTTCCGCGCGGCGCGCCACGGCTATGGCGGGGCGCTGGGTTGCATGCCGCCGCCGGCAACCGCCCCGGCCCGCTTTCCGCATGGTTATGTGGTGCTCGCCGTCGGCTCGCGCCTGCCCATCAAACGCTGGCCGGTGCCGGCTTGGCAGGAGCTGGCGCAGGCGCTTCTGGCGCGAACGCCGTTCGGTCTGGTGCTCCTGGGGCGCGCCGGGGAGGACGCGGGCCTCGCCACGCTTGCCGATACCCTGCCGGGGAATCGGATGCTGGACCTCACCGGAGGGCTGACCCTGGCGGAAGTCCCCGCCGTGTTGCGCGAAGCCAAGGCGCTCGTCGGGCTCGATTCGGGCCCGGCGCACATGGCGTCGGCGCTCGGGGTGCCTTGCGTGGTGCTGTTTTCCGGCTTCGCCGAGGCGCGCGTGTGGGCGCCCATCGGCCCGGCCACGGAAGTGCTGCGGGCGCAGACGGCATGCGCGCCCTGCTTCCTGCCATCGGCCGACCTGTGCCCCTTCGAGCGGCGCTGCATGACCGCGCTGCAGCCGGACGACGTGCTCGCGGCCCTGGCGCGGGTGGGGCGGCACCCGGCCCTGGCGGCTCTGGCCCGGCCGGAGGGCGCCGGCCTTGCCTTTGCCGAAGAGCTGGCGCAGGAAACCCCCGCGCTGGCCCGCTGCCCCGCATCAGGGCGGCTGTAG
- a CDS encoding protein-S-isoprenylcysteine O-methyltransferase: MSLVTFAKIAWAVGVAAWYVLRIPFERKAKRQGVADARHRTAREIILLSISTLGLGVVPAVYAATSFPRFASYPPSLAQVAAGVLVFAAALWLFWRTHRQLGRYWSVTLEIKDKHQLITTGVYEKVRHPMYSAFFLWALAQVLLLPNLIAGPAGLIGFGTLFFFRVGREEQMMREAFGAQYEAYEKRTKRIIPGIY, translated from the coding sequence ATGAGCCTCGTCACCTTCGCCAAGATCGCCTGGGCGGTGGGCGTCGCCGCCTGGTACGTCCTGCGCATCCCGTTCGAGCGCAAGGCCAAGCGCCAGGGCGTGGCCGATGCCCGCCACCGCACGGCGCGGGAGATCATCCTCCTGTCCATCTCGACGCTCGGGCTCGGCGTGGTGCCCGCCGTCTACGCCGCCACCTCCTTCCCGCGCTTCGCCTCCTACCCGCCGTCCCTGGCGCAGGTGGCGGCGGGGGTGCTGGTCTTCGCCGCGGCGCTGTGGCTGTTCTGGCGCACCCATCGCCAGCTGGGGCGCTATTGGTCGGTGACGCTGGAGATCAAGGACAAGCACCAGCTCATTACCACCGGCGTCTACGAGAAGGTGCGCCACCCCATGTATTCCGCCTTCTTCCTGTGGGCGCTGGCGCAGGTGCTGCTGCTGCCGAACCTCATCGCCGGCCCGGCCGGGCTCATCGGCTTCGGCACGCTGTTCTTTTTCCGCGTTGGGCGGGAGGAACAGATGATGCGCGAGGCCTTCGGCGCGCAGTACGAGGCCTATGAGAAGCGCACCAAGCGCATCATCCCCGGCATCTATTGA
- a CDS encoding exodeoxyribonuclease VII small subunit, translating into MAEANQGSAGKGKAVPAAGAGVDALSFEAALAELEAIVTSLEKGNVPLEESIAIYERGEALKKRCETLLKAAEARVETITRDADGRPTGTAPLDPEG; encoded by the coding sequence ATGGCCGAGGCGAACCAGGGCAGTGCAGGCAAGGGCAAGGCCGTGCCCGCCGCGGGAGCGGGCGTGGACGCGCTGAGCTTCGAGGCGGCGCTGGCCGAACTCGAGGCCATCGTCACCAGCCTCGAGAAGGGCAACGTCCCGCTGGAGGAGTCCATCGCCATCTATGAGCGGGGCGAGGCCCTCAAGAAGCGGTGCGAGACGCTGCTGAAGGCGGCGGAGGCGCGGGTGGAGACCATCACCCGCGACGCCGACGGCCGCCCCACCGGCACCGCTCCGCTGGACCCGGAAGGGTAG
- a CDS encoding ATP phosphoribosyltransferase regulatory subunit, which produces MFPAASAPIEPRDPSSLEDALLAAFDAAGFARIHPPILQPADVFLDLSGESIRRRMYLTADAEGRELCLRPDLTIPVARAVIAGGMRMPARVSYLGPVFRFRGEGSGEFRQAGVESFGRTDIEAADAEIVALGLNACALYGLPQPQIRLGDVGLFAALLEALPLAPALRRRLLKDFGQGRLDADLGRLRDRPQEGASAHAGVLAALAGADPAAARALITDLLSIAGISTVGGRTVSEIAERFLEQSSLEAGAGLSAETAQILSRYLSISGTPDDASARMRALTAEAGIDISAALDVFDRRSGFLTAYAVNLADVRFSTAFGRPLDYYSGMVFELHDPKASISDRTAGPLVAGGRYDKLLSRLGAEHCVPGVGLAAWVERLAALDLSAEAAR; this is translated from the coding sequence ATGTTCCCCGCGGCGTCCGCGCCAATTGAGCCCCGCGACCCATCCAGCCTCGAAGACGCGCTCCTCGCCGCCTTCGACGCGGCCGGCTTCGCGCGCATCCATCCGCCCATCCTCCAGCCTGCGGACGTGTTCCTCGACCTTTCGGGGGAATCCATCCGGCGCCGCATGTACCTGACGGCGGATGCCGAGGGCCGCGAGCTGTGCCTGAGGCCCGACCTCACCATCCCCGTCGCCCGCGCCGTCATCGCGGGCGGGATGCGGATGCCGGCACGCGTCAGCTATCTTGGTCCGGTGTTCCGCTTTCGCGGCGAAGGCTCGGGCGAGTTCCGGCAGGCGGGCGTCGAATCCTTCGGCCGCACCGACATCGAGGCGGCGGACGCCGAGATCGTCGCCCTCGGGCTCAATGCCTGCGCGCTCTACGGCCTGCCCCAGCCGCAGATCCGGCTCGGCGACGTGGGCCTGTTCGCGGCCCTGCTGGAGGCGCTGCCTCTGGCCCCGGCCCTGCGCCGCCGGCTGCTCAAGGATTTCGGCCAGGGCCGGCTCGACGCCGACCTCGGCCGCCTGCGGGATCGCCCGCAGGAAGGCGCTTCCGCCCATGCCGGCGTCCTCGCCGCCCTCGCCGGGGCCGACCCGGCGGCGGCGCGGGCGCTGATCACCGACCTGCTCTCCATCGCCGGCATCTCCACCGTGGGCGGGCGCACCGTCTCCGAGATCGCCGAGCGCTTCCTTGAGCAATCCTCGCTGGAAGCCGGCGCGGGCCTGTCCGCCGAGACCGCGCAGATCCTTTCCCGCTACCTCTCCATCTCCGGCACGCCGGACGACGCCTCCGCCCGCATGCGCGCGCTGACGGCGGAGGCCGGCATCGACATTTCCGCCGCCCTCGACGTGTTCGACCGGCGCAGTGGCTTTCTCACCGCCTATGCGGTGAACCTTGCCGACGTGCGCTTCTCCACGGCCTTCGGCCGGCCGCTCGACTATTACAGCGGCATGGTGTTCGAGCTGCACGACCCCAAGGCGAGCATCTCCGACCGCACCGCCGGGCCGCTGGTGGCGGGCGGGCGCTACGACAAGCTGCTGTCGCGCCTCGGCGCCGAGCACTGCGTGCCGGGCGTCGGCCTCGCCGCATGGGTGGAGCGCCTCGCCGCCCTCGATCTTTCAGCGGAGGCCGCCCGATGA